Proteins encoded by one window of Pecten maximus chromosome 15, xPecMax1.1, whole genome shotgun sequence:
- the LOC117343391 gene encoding proton-coupled amino acid transporter-like protein pathetic — protein sequence MTRRMKLLSYLATIGNITLFVIIIISFQYICQDLPDTKTRPAAKLVNFLTVTSFANDVMFSYGGIALVLPIRERMKSTKHFDGWNGVLGLALMFVTSFHVGCGFFGYLKFGEMTQVNYILNLPHDQWIYKSLKMLSFLTLYFTIGTTVFIVTELLWGYLKDKFSMELIQNYGEYFCRFILLILTCMEFCASS from the exons ATGACACGAAGAATGAAGCTGCTGTCATATTTAGCAACAATTGGGAACATCACTCTCTTTGTGATAATTATAATATCCTTCCAGTACATCTGCCAAGATCTCCCAGATACCAAAACACGACCAGCGGCCAAACTCGTCAATTTCTTAACAGTTACATCTTTCGCCAATGATGTAATGTTTTCCTATGGTGGAATAGCTTTg GTGTTACCAATACGGGAAAGAATGAAGAGTACGAAGCATTTTGACGGCTGGAATGGTGTGCTTGGACTTGCTCTAATGTTTGTTACAAGTTTTCATGTTGGCTGTGGATTTTTTGGGTACCTAAAATTTGGAGAAATGACCCAAgtcaattatatattaaatctgCCACATGATCAATG GATATACAAATCTTTGAAGATGCTTTCCTTTCTCACCTTGTACTTTACGATCGGGACGACGGTTTTCATCGTAACAGAACTCTTGTGGGGATATCTAAAGGACAAATTTAGTATGGAACTTATTCAGAATTACGGAGAATACTTCTGTCGATTCATTCTGCTTATTCTTACTT GTATGGAATTTTGTGCCAGTTCATAA